The Phycisphaerales bacterium sequence CGACAAACAGTTTGTACTTCACCGTGCGGCCGATGACGTTGAGCATCGGCTCATCCATCGGGCCGTAGGAGGTGAAGGATGTTCCGTCGGCGCCTGGAGTTCCGGTCATCGTGAGCAGTTGGGTGCCCAGCGTGTCCGCCCAGCAGCCGACGTAGACGTTGCGGAAGTTGTCGTAGCCGGTCAGGCCCATGCCGTCGTGGGCCACCATGCTCATCTGCCCCGTGCTGTCGGGCATGGGGAACTGGCCCTTGCTCTCTTCGAGGACAAAGCGCTTGCCCAGCACCCACGAGCGCTTGGACGTGCCGGCAAGGCTGGTGGGCGGCGCGTCGGGGCCGGCCATCCAGATCTTCGTTATCGTTTCCCAGTTGCCGACAGTGGTTTCGAGCGCGGCGTGGGCGGGGCCGGGCTTCACGGTTTCGAGCCACTTCTGCATCA is a genomic window containing:
- a CDS encoding DUF1579 family protein, which codes for MQKLSLVACGFVLGAAVAMTGGAAMLRGVEHAAQPEPPDMQAMMQKWLETVKPGPAHAALETTVGNWETITKIWMAGPDAPPTSLAGTSKRSWVLGKRFVLEESKGQFPMPDSTGQMSMVAHDGMGLTGYDNFRNVYVGCWADTLGTQLLTMTGTPGADGTSFTSYGPMDEPMLNVIGRTVKYKLFVVDPDTMVFEIFDLHAGEDYRVVEVTYKRAK